In the genome of Bradyrhizobium sp. CB3481, the window TGGTTCTTGCCGAACTGCCCGGTGGCGTAGCCCAGCGGCTTGAGGGCTTGGGCGATGGTGATGTCCCGCGCCTGCAGGCCGACCGTGTCGCCAGGCTTGCCGACCTTGGACAAGCCGGTGCGCAGCGTGCACTGGCCGGTGATGAACGAGGATCTGCCTGCCGTGCAGCTCTGCTCGGCGTAGTAGTCGGTGAACATCATACCTTCTTTGGCGATCCGGTCGATATTCGGAGTACGATAACCCATCAAGCCGAACGAGTAGGCGCTGACGTTGGTTTGGCCGATGTCGTCGCCAAAGATCACCAGGATGTTGGGTTTTCGCCCCGAAGCCGCCGTTGGCGCGGCCTTCTGCGCCTGCGCCAATGCGTCGGATAGGAGAGCCGCGGCTGCGATCAGGCTCGAAGTGCCGAGCAGCAGGTTGCGGCGGTCGATAGGCTGACGAGCTGTTTGCGCAGTCTTCTTGTCTTCCGCTTCGGCGCTCATGCGACTCTCCGTTAACGGGTTTGACGTTCCTCATCAGGTTTCGTAAGCGGGTAGAATGGGTTGCGTCGGACGCAGCGGAATCCAACGTGGCTGGTCGAAGTATCGATCGGCTCGGCATGCCGCGCGGCGGGCCGATAGCGGCGGCAATAGTTCGGTGCGCAGAGGTGCGAGCCGCCTTTCAGAACTTTCCGCGGGATCCTGATCTGGGGTTGACATGGATCAAAGCTCGCCGCCTCGGGCCCACCGCGCGGGTTAGAAGGAACGCAACAGGCCTTCTTCGCGTCGGCTTCGTGCTTGCCCGACCACCAGTCAGACGTCCATTCCCACACATTTCCGATCATGTCGTGGACCCCGTAGCCATTCGGCGGGAAAGCCGTCACTGGCGAGGTCCGTTCGAAGCCGTCTTCTGCGAGATTCCGGACGGGAAAGTCGCCCTGCCAAGTATTGGCCATGTGTTTGCCGCCCGGAGCGAGCGTGCTGCCCCATGCGAACTCCTCGCCGTCGAGACCTCCCCGCGCCACGAATTCCCATTCGGCCTCCGTCGGCAGGTCCTTGCCGGCCCACCTCGCATAAGCGATCGCATCGTCATATGAGACGTGCACCACCGGGTAGTCGTCGAGATCCTTGATGTTGCTTTTGGGGCCGGACGGCCGCCGCCAGTTGGCGCCCTTCATGAAGGTCCACCACTGGCTCCAGTCGCGCAGGTCGGAGATGCTCGGAGGCGGCGCGAAGACCAGGGAGCCGGCGTAGATCATCTCGGGCAGCGCGCCAGGGTAATGCTTCGGATCGGGCACGATCTGGGCCGTCGTCACGTAGCCTGTCGCGTTGACGAAAGCCTTGAACTGTCTGTTCGTCACGGGCGTGCGGTCGATCCAGAAACCGTCGACGCTTACGCGATGGCTCGGGGCTTCCTCGGGATAGTGATGATCTGACCCCATGCTAAACGTGCCGCCGGGAATCCAGACCATCTCCGCCGCAGAGGGCTCGGTCTCCAGCTGATCGAGGATGGAGTGCGACACGGCAACGCCCCCGGCAATGACGCTATTGCGGGCAGTAGTCCCAGAAGCCCTGGGTGCGCGACGGATCGGTATAGAACCAGCACATGCCGGGCGCCGGCGCGGTACCGGCCCACGCTGCAGCATTCGCGGCGGTCACGAAGCCGATGGCGGCGCCCGCGGCGATGGCTCCGCCCACGGGCCAACGATACCAGCCGGGACGAGCCCACCGTACGCCCCCACCGTGATAGCCGGGGCGCACGACGGTCGTCCGTCGGACTGCCACGTTGCCGCGCGGCCCGACCACGGCGGTGCGGCCGCGATAGGCGGCTCCTCGTGGGCCGACCACCGCCCCTCCGCGGTGGACCACGGCGCCGCCGCGCGGCCCGACGACGGCGCGCCCGCCACGGGCCATGGCGCGAACAGGTTGGACGAGAGGAGATGTGTCGGAGAAC includes:
- a CDS encoding formylglycine-generating enzyme family protein encodes the protein MVWIPGGTFSMGSDHHYPEEAPSHRVSVDGFWIDRTPVTNRQFKAFVNATGYVTTAQIVPDPKHYPGALPEMIYAGSLVFAPPPSISDLRDWSQWWTFMKGANWRRPSGPKSNIKDLDDYPVVHVSYDDAIAYARWAGKDLPTEAEWEFVARGGLDGEEFAWGSTLAPGGKHMANTWQGDFPVRNLAEDGFERTSPVTAFPPNGYGVHDMIGNVWEWTSDWWSGKHEADAKKACCVPSNPRGGPEAASFDPCQPQIRIPRKVLKGGSHLCAPNYCRRYRPAARHAEPIDTSTSHVGFRCVRRNPFYPLTKPDEERQTR